One genomic window of Nicotiana sylvestris chromosome 10, ASM39365v2, whole genome shotgun sequence includes the following:
- the LOC104247957 gene encoding uncharacterized protein, whose product MSGFIPFVSLFLLGSNAVKRKTRGPTWCVEIINLQEGQKLSVEFDEDHQAIGENASKLIWFLGQTVRSRTCCPLKEKFNFDVSEGRKSAILDKMSDLYRDYRYKLKKKYFDSKAGYQLRLRNKPKLVAADEWKYLKKSTQNKTNRSKRSLPPYIGTKSYARLRYEMEQKNGKPPSRVEVFMESRKRKKGKQVDAFQQDVIVQFDQFKKQQKEGAISLNDDDIFEKVLGAEKNGYLRAYGPGKNISEYFGGRPTKVQLIKQLELTRKEANERVEEVKREAKEQIKEIKKDMNEQLAQMSTQWEEKLRMILAAQACGGLIKASRSPGT is encoded by the exons ATGAGTGGCTTTATCCCTTTCGTGTCTTTGTTTCTTCTGG GTTCCAACGCTGTGAAAAGAAAAACTAGAGGTCCTACATGGTGTGTAGAAATAATTAATTTACAGGAGGGACAAAAACTATCAGTAGAATTTGATGAGGATCATCAAGCAATTGGTGAGAATGCAAGCAAATTAATTTGGTTTTTGGGTCAAACAGTTAGAAGCCGAACTTGTTGCCCTTTAAAG GAGAAGTTTAATTTTGATGTGTCTGAGGGAAGAAAAAgcgcaattcttgataaaatgaGTGACCTCTATAGAGACTATAGGTACAAGTTGAAGAAGAAGTATTTTGATTCAAAAGCAGGTTACCAACTTCGCCTACGCAACAAGCCTAAACTTGTTGCCGCAGATGAATGGAAATATTTG AAGAAGAGTACGCAGAACAAGACAAATAGATCGAAACGTTCCTTGCCACCATATATTGGGACCAAAAGTTATGCAAGACTTAGATACGAAATG GAGCAAAAAAATGGAAAACCTCCTTCCCGTGTTGAAGTTTTTATGGAATCTCgcaagagaaaaaaaggaaaacaagttGATGCTTTTCAACAAGATGTTATT GTTCAATTCGACCAATTTAAAAAGCAGCAAAAAGAAGGAGCAATTTCTTTAAATGATGATGATATCTTCGAAAAAGTTCTTGGGGCTGAAAAAAATGGATATCTTCGTGCATATGGACCCGGAAAAAATATCAGTGAATATTTTGGTGGTAGACCAACAAAAGTACAACTTATAAAGCAACTAGAATTGACCAGAAAAGAAGCAAATGAGCGTGTGGAAGAAGTTAAAAGGGAAGCTAAGGAACAAATTAAAGAAATCAAGAAAGATATGAATGAACAACTAGCACAGATGAGTACACAATGGGAAGAAAAATTACGAATGATACTTGCAGCACAAG CTTGTGGAGGACTTATAAAAGCATCAAGGTCACCAGGCACATGA